A portion of the Stigmatella aurantiaca DW4/3-1 genome contains these proteins:
- a CDS encoding acyl-CoA thioesterase, which translates to MTQAAPTVPASAPAQRRRVEHVDTDASGVVHFSRYASMLETAGLEELERRGAGLDVLSLQGLDLRVRELRVSYRAAARFQDWLLLVPAVEHVGPASLKLGVKLYREGSGPEPLLLAFGSLDMAVVNRENGVPACLPPSLSSALKQAP; encoded by the coding sequence GTGACGCAGGCGGCTCCCACGGTGCCGGCGAGTGCGCCCGCGCAGCGCCGCCGGGTCGAGCATGTGGACACGGATGCCTCGGGCGTCGTGCACTTCTCCCGCTACGCGTCGATGTTGGAGACGGCGGGGCTGGAGGAACTGGAGCGGCGGGGAGCCGGGCTGGACGTGCTCTCCTTGCAGGGCCTGGACCTGCGGGTGCGGGAGCTGCGCGTCAGCTACCGCGCCGCGGCGCGCTTCCAGGACTGGTTGTTGCTGGTGCCCGCCGTGGAGCACGTCGGGCCCGCCAGCTTGAAGCTGGGCGTGAAGCTGTACCGCGAGGGCTCCGGGCCCGAGCCGTTGCTGCTCGCCTTTGGAAGTCTGGATATGGCTGTCGTCAACCGAGAAAACGGAGTGCCCGCATGTCTACCGCCGTCCCTCAGCAGCGCGCTCAAGCAGGCGCCGTGA
- a CDS encoding beta-ketoacyl-[acyl-carrier-protein] synthase family protein, whose translation MVAPVVVTGAAWVTPLGSGLEAVWRRLLAGEHGFVEVPSPHRVRNTLAAVVPPASAQASEAAAGRLRRLAVETLRGALENAGIPGDGARTRFVLGTSLGAFLDDDGERQAPLHQWADAVAEALGARVPPVVLSTACSSGSDALLVGAECVRAGLADVCVCGGVDVLTPSKRLAHSALSTLSPTRPRAYDSRHDGMLLGEGAAFLVLESAAHAERRSARVLARLCGAGSANDAASMTSPDPAAAGARLAMTRSLEDAGLAASAIGLVNGHGSATPVNDQAEREAFRSVFGPSGGPLVFATKGAFGHSLGATGAMEAIALILGLREGIVPPIVGLEQPDPDFPCPLSVGGATRHSAQVGLSVTLGFGGFDTSLVFEVSR comes from the coding sequence ATGGTAGCGCCCGTCGTCGTCACCGGCGCGGCATGGGTGACGCCGCTGGGCAGTGGCCTGGAGGCCGTGTGGCGGCGGCTGCTCGCGGGCGAGCACGGTTTTGTCGAGGTCCCCTCGCCCCACCGGGTGCGCAACACCCTGGCGGCGGTGGTCCCGCCGGCGAGCGCCCAGGCATCGGAAGCCGCCGCGGGGCGGTTGCGGCGGCTGGCGGTGGAGACCTTGCGCGGTGCCCTGGAGAACGCGGGCATTCCCGGCGATGGGGCCCGGACGCGCTTCGTTCTGGGCACGAGCCTGGGTGCCTTCCTGGATGACGACGGCGAGCGGCAGGCGCCGCTGCACCAGTGGGCGGACGCGGTGGCGGAGGCGCTGGGCGCGCGAGTTCCACCCGTGGTGCTGTCCACGGCGTGCTCGTCCGGTTCCGATGCGCTCCTGGTGGGCGCGGAGTGCGTGCGCGCGGGTTTGGCCGACGTGTGCGTGTGTGGGGGCGTGGATGTCCTCACGCCGAGCAAGCGGTTGGCACACTCGGCGCTGTCCACCCTGTCCCCCACGCGTCCGCGGGCCTATGACTCGCGGCACGACGGGATGTTGTTGGGGGAGGGGGCGGCGTTCCTCGTACTGGAGTCGGCAGCGCATGCGGAGCGCCGGTCGGCGCGCGTCCTGGCACGGTTGTGCGGTGCGGGCTCCGCCAACGATGCGGCCAGCATGACGTCTCCGGATCCGGCAGCCGCGGGCGCCCGTTTGGCGATGACGCGTTCCTTGGAGGATGCGGGGCTCGCGGCCTCGGCCATTGGCCTGGTCAATGGCCACGGCTCCGCGACCCCGGTCAATGATCAGGCGGAGCGCGAAGCATTCCGGAGCGTGTTTGGTCCAAGCGGCGGGCCGCTCGTGTTCGCCACCAAGGGTGCGTTTGGGCACAGCCTGGGGGCCACGGGCGCGATGGAGGCCATCGCGCTCATCCTGGGGCTTCGGGAGGGCATCGTTCCCCCCATCGTGGGGCTGGAGCAGCCGGACCCAGATTTCCCTTGTCCATTGTCCGTGGGCGGGGCGACGCGGCACAGCGCCCAGGTGGGCCTGAGCGTGACGCTGGGCTTCGGTGGCTTTGACACGTCGCTCGTCTTCGAGGTCTCTCGATGA
- a CDS encoding 3-hydroxyacyl-ACP dehydratase FabZ family protein — protein sequence MSEAERPPKALGFTALRQWLRHRHPMIYLDRIVDHEPGKFLDALISVSGNLDFIAGHFPERAIYPGSHLIQAFAQSGIILYQMSTSMLAEDELTLIGSVEARFLKVVVPGDQILLRVQAGRLASGLFHFTGKALVGSNRVAAFRASLVRSKISELGAPLW from the coding sequence GTGAGCGAAGCAGAACGCCCACCAAAGGCCCTGGGCTTCACCGCGCTGCGCCAGTGGCTGCGGCACCGCCACCCGATGATCTACCTGGATCGGATCGTGGATCATGAGCCGGGGAAGTTCCTGGACGCGCTCATCTCCGTCTCCGGCAACCTGGATTTCATCGCCGGCCATTTTCCCGAGCGGGCCATTTACCCGGGCAGCCACCTCATCCAGGCCTTCGCGCAGTCGGGCATCATCCTCTACCAGATGAGCACGTCGATGCTGGCCGAGGACGAGCTCACGCTCATCGGCTCGGTGGAGGCGCGCTTCCTGAAGGTGGTGGTGCCAGGGGATCAGATCCTGCTGCGCGTCCAGGCCGGGCGGCTGGCGAGCGGATTGTTCCACTTCACGGGCAAGGCGCTGGTGGGCTCGAACCGGGTGGCGGCATTCCGCGCGAGTCTCGTCCGCTCCAAGATCTCCGAGCTGGGCGCCCCGCTATGGTAG
- a CDS encoding SDR family oxidoreductase has protein sequence MTSRTFLITGASRGIGRSLSERLARAGHTVVGIARDARDASFPGTLVSVDLSHRAETEAALATLVQRYAFDGVVNNAGLIRPQRLGEIGLNDLDAVLQLNLHPAIQTVQALLPTLRAKGWGRIINISSLTLLGVIERTSYAAAKAALVSFVRSWALELAQTGITVNSVAPGPTETEMFRANNPPGSSGERRYLSSIPMGRLGRPEEISAAIAFLLSEEASFITGQTLFVDGGASIGKAML, from the coding sequence ATGACCTCCCGCACCTTTCTCATTACTGGCGCCAGCAGGGGCATTGGCCGTTCGCTCTCCGAGCGGTTGGCAAGAGCTGGCCACACCGTGGTCGGCATCGCCCGCGACGCCCGCGATGCCAGCTTTCCAGGCACGCTCGTGTCCGTTGATCTCTCTCATCGCGCCGAGACGGAAGCGGCCCTCGCCACGCTCGTCCAGCGCTATGCCTTCGATGGCGTGGTGAACAATGCCGGGCTCATCCGTCCCCAGCGGTTGGGGGAGATTGGTTTGAATGATCTCGACGCGGTGCTCCAGCTCAACCTTCACCCAGCCATCCAGACGGTCCAGGCGCTGCTGCCCACCCTGCGCGCCAAGGGCTGGGGGCGCATCATCAACATCTCCAGCCTCACCCTTCTCGGGGTGATCGAACGCACGTCTTACGCGGCCGCCAAGGCGGCGCTGGTGAGCTTCGTCCGTTCTTGGGCTCTGGAACTGGCGCAGACCGGTATCACGGTGAACTCCGTGGCACCGGGTCCTACCGAGACCGAGATGTTTCGAGCCAATAATCCACCGGGCAGCAGCGGCGAGCGCCGCTATCTCTCTTCCATTCCGATGGGGCGCTTGGGCAGACCCGAAGAAATCTCCGCCGCCATCGCCTTCCTCCTCTCGGAAGAGGCCAGCTTCATCACGGGGCAGACGCTCTTTGTCGACGGGGGCGCCTCGATCGGCAAGGCGATGCTCTGA
- a CDS encoding fatty acid desaturase family protein, which yields MTLFRHPQDRIPVLLFACVFALDLTVYFTAQSGWFPILWLAVCAIPKGWISAWNHHHQHVPMFRHALPNRLLEVVFGFQTGVTSHAWFLHHVLGHHRNYLDQEKDESRWKRRDGTPMGELEYSAITALVAYPRAFFVGREHPRALRIFLGMGALQLVLLGLLFWHNAYNALWVFFLPMCLSLFLTVWATYFHHVGLDAAEHSKASYNILHRGYNLMTGNLGYHTAHHARHGLHWSQLPALHAQLAKEIPATHYRQPGIPFVWFGSEAKVELSPAEIEAVAQYHPPAHT from the coding sequence ATGACCCTGTTCCGGCACCCCCAAGACCGCATCCCCGTCCTGCTGTTTGCCTGTGTGTTCGCGCTCGACCTGACCGTGTACTTCACGGCTCAGAGCGGGTGGTTCCCGATCCTGTGGCTCGCCGTGTGCGCGATTCCAAAGGGATGGATCAGCGCATGGAATCACCATCATCAGCACGTGCCGATGTTCCGCCACGCTCTGCCCAACCGCCTCCTCGAGGTGGTGTTTGGGTTCCAGACGGGGGTGACCTCGCACGCGTGGTTCCTGCACCACGTGCTGGGCCATCACCGCAACTACCTGGATCAAGAGAAGGACGAGTCGCGCTGGAAGCGCCGCGATGGAACGCCCATGGGGGAACTGGAGTACTCAGCCATCACGGCACTCGTGGCGTATCCGAGAGCGTTCTTCGTGGGGCGGGAACACCCCCGGGCCCTGCGCATCTTCCTGGGGATGGGCGCACTGCAACTGGTGTTGCTCGGCTTGCTGTTCTGGCACAACGCGTACAACGCGCTCTGGGTGTTCTTTCTCCCCATGTGCCTGTCCCTCTTCCTGACCGTCTGGGCCACCTATTTTCACCATGTGGGGCTCGACGCGGCGGAGCACAGCAAGGCCTCGTATAACATCCTGCACCGGGGCTACAACCTGATGACGGGCAACCTCGGCTACCACACCGCGCACCATGCGCGTCATGGATTGCACTGGTCCCAGTTGCCCGCGCTGCATGCGCAGTTGGCGAAGGAGATTCCCGCCACACATTACCGCCAACCCGGCATTCCCTTTGTTTGGTTTGGGTCGGAGGCGAAGGTGGAGTTGAGTCCCGCGGAGATCGAGGCGGTGGCTCAGTACCATCCGCCAGCGCATACATGA
- a CDS encoding class I adenylate-forming enzyme family protein: MASPLLELADVPLSSIQAFLDGIRDLTGAGAQADRSVKQLAAEWIAKGLRPGDVVLLALPNGAGLLAHVFAVLAAQGVPALVSPASPASRQQSLVEALPARALVAMRSPAPNMTAAERFSLGGAEVALFPDALPPGAQPGEMVLLTSGTSGFASGCVFDLPALFRNADRHADALGLRAGDTALINLPLYYSYSMVAQAFSALRRGLELVISGPPFQPAAYLRLLAEHGITVSALTPLLTRGLLQHGEPFPEELRCLGVGGDVLAPEHVKHMLRLRPRGELYLTYGLSEAGPRVSTLAAHAEPEPRFASVGLPLPGTEVSLVPRIPGGERELFVSSDTVMKRRIGIVEGEKLHALRGPQLLATGDVFDIDDDGYLYFQGRLSDFLVRGSEKISMASVRRLAMMLPGVLTARTKVIRGAEGDDYEVMLTVEDERCSVDHLSRELFRLLRLAERPRSVQVVAADLAAASLHK, from the coding sequence ATGGCCTCACCTCTTCTGGAACTCGCGGATGTTCCCCTGTCTTCCATCCAGGCGTTCCTGGACGGCATCCGAGATCTGACCGGCGCGGGCGCACAGGCGGACCGCTCCGTGAAGCAGTTGGCCGCCGAGTGGATTGCGAAAGGCCTGCGGCCGGGAGACGTGGTGTTGCTGGCGCTGCCCAATGGGGCGGGCTTGCTGGCCCACGTCTTCGCGGTGCTCGCGGCCCAAGGGGTGCCCGCCCTGGTATCGCCCGCCTCGCCTGCCAGCCGTCAGCAGTCGCTGGTAGAAGCGTTGCCGGCGCGCGCGCTGGTGGCCATGCGAAGCCCCGCGCCGAACATGACGGCGGCGGAGCGGTTCTCGCTGGGCGGAGCGGAGGTGGCGCTGTTCCCTGACGCCCTGCCCCCGGGGGCGCAGCCTGGAGAGATGGTGCTGCTCACGTCCGGCACTTCGGGCTTCGCGAGCGGCTGTGTGTTCGACCTTCCCGCGCTCTTCCGCAACGCGGACCGGCACGCCGATGCCCTGGGCCTGCGCGCGGGTGACACCGCGCTGATCAACCTGCCGCTGTACTACTCCTATTCCATGGTGGCCCAGGCGTTCTCCGCCCTGCGGCGAGGGCTGGAGTTGGTCATCAGCGGACCTCCCTTCCAGCCCGCGGCCTACTTGCGGCTCCTGGCCGAGCACGGCATCACCGTGTCCGCGTTGACGCCCCTCTTGACGCGTGGATTGCTCCAGCACGGCGAGCCCTTCCCAGAAGAGTTGCGGTGCTTGGGGGTCGGTGGAGACGTGCTCGCGCCCGAGCACGTGAAGCACATGCTGCGGCTGCGGCCGCGCGGAGAGCTGTATTTGACGTATGGCTTGTCCGAAGCGGGGCCCCGGGTCTCGACGCTCGCGGCGCACGCGGAGCCCGAGCCCCGCTTCGCGTCGGTGGGCCTCCCGCTGCCGGGCACGGAGGTATCGCTTGTTCCACGTATCCCCGGTGGGGAACGGGAATTGTTCGTTTCATCGGATACGGTGATGAAGCGGCGCATCGGCATCGTGGAGGGGGAGAAGCTCCACGCCCTCAGGGGCCCCCAGTTGCTGGCCACGGGGGATGTGTTCGACATCGACGACGACGGCTACCTGTACTTCCAGGGACGCCTCTCCGATTTCCTGGTGCGCGGCAGCGAGAAGATCAGCATGGCTTCGGTGCGGCGGCTGGCCATGATGCTTCCCGGGGTGCTGACGGCGCGCACGAAGGTCATCCGGGGCGCGGAGGGGGACGACTACGAGGTCATGCTCACCGTGGAAGACGAGCGGTGCTCCGTGGATCACCTGTCCCGCGAGCTGTTCCGTCTGCTGCGCCTCGCCGAGCGGCCGCGCTCCGTGCAGGTGGTCGCGGCGGATCTCGCCGCAGCCTCCCTGCACAAGTAG